In Primulina huaijiensis isolate GDHJ02 chromosome 4, ASM1229523v2, whole genome shotgun sequence, a genomic segment contains:
- the LOC140975454 gene encoding uncharacterized protein isoform X2, with protein sequence MNINKAWMYARLDNGFITEEYMNGVEDFVNFAKSHPECMSGDKLRCPCAQRKCRNTIFHDEDTVKVHLGKYGFIPNYYNWYVHGEPYITDPIGHSNLPSSSPIAQEDPPNENAMQSMIQDAMNAFHHSDVDEIPTPAAKKLYEMLQASEREVWEGIPSGHSQLSAVARLLNIKAEHHFSERCYDDLCQLISELLPTDNIMTDNFYNTKKLVKGLGLPVEKIDCCINNCMIFWKDDIELTKCKMCGHPRYRPQKRGTRKNKKDISFKIMYYFPLTRRLQRLYASTTTAKHMRWHHEHVHGGDAMCHPSDSVAWKHLDEKYPSFAKESRNVRLGLSADGFQPFGQSGKQYSSWPIILTPYNLPPWMCMKDQYMFLTVLVPGPKNPKEKIDVFMQPLIAELKDLWSIGVETYDIVSKTNFKLHAALLWTISDFPAYSMLSGWSTAGKLACPHCMDESDAFTLPRSGKTSWFDNHRKFLSHDHPFRRNKKSFAKNREVTKHPPQIKSGEEIIEEIESYELVLVTEIGSDELNKEIVKMCKCGWRKKRIFWELPYWKDLLIRHNLDVMHVEKNFFDNIFNTVMNVSGRTKDTSKSREELKEWCCKPELHQDETSKKFPKACYTLKKESKQALCSWLKDIKFSDGYASNMSRCVDMNKLKIFGMKSHDCHVFMQRLIPIAFHDLLPNNVWQALTELSMFFRDLTSRVITTADMVRLETIIPLVLCKLERIFPPSFFDSMEHLPIHLAYEARLAGPVQYRWMYPFERFLRRLKNNIRNKAKVEGSICNAYLVEETSSFCAYYFADSVKTRHRKFSRNSDDARQIDTNLFSIFKFPGRPIGSYIFRWLDDREYHAARTYILLNCDEVKPFISMYEQELRKENPAIRPDEEDKQLDTNFASWFESHVKDPNSNVHDEMIKDFASGPLRNTRVYSGYYVNGFKFHVALHIIMVDIAEEEVGDRIELRVVGNNFVPHGHRVSAYITSKFKLRQYASGHTWGHLDEDGKDF encoded by the exons ATGAATATAAATAAAGCTTGGATGTATGCTAGGTTAGATAATGGATTTATTACAGAAGAATATATGAATGGGGTTGAGGATTTTGTGAACTTTGCTAAAAGTCATCCTGAATGTATGAGTGGTGACAAGTTACGCTGTCCATGTGCTCAACGTAAATGCAGAAATACTATTTTTCACGATGAGGATACTGTTAAAGTACATCTAGGAAAGTATGGTTTTATTCCAAATTATTACAATTGGTATGTTCATGGGGAGCCTTATATTACCGATCCAATCGGACATTCCAATCTCCCATCTTCATCTCCCATTGCTCAAGAAGACCCACCCAATGAAAATGCAATGCAGTCAATGATTCAGGATGCGATGAATGCCTTTCATCATTCAGATGTTGATGAGATACCAACACCCGCTGCAAAAAAATTGTATGAAATGCTACAGGCCAGTGAAAGAGAAGTTTGGGAGGGCATTCCTTCTGGTCATTCCCAATTGTCAGCTGTTGCGAGACTATTGAACATCAAGGCTGAGCACCATTTCTCGGAACGATGTTATGATGATTTATGTCAGTTGATATCAGAGTTGCTACCAACCGATAACATAATGACCGACAATTTTTACAATACGAAGAAATTAGTTAAGGGTTTAGGTTTGCCAGTGGAAAAGATTGATTGTTGCATTAACAATTGCATGATTTTTTGGAAAGATGATATTGAACTAACTAAATGTAAGATGTGCGGTCACCCTCGTTATAGACCGCAAAAGCGTGGAACAAGGAAGAATAAAAAAgacatatcttttaaaattatgtatTACTTTCCATTAACTCGAAGACTGCAGCGGTTGTATGCATCTACTACAACAGCAAAACACATGAGGTGGCATCATGAGCATGTGCATGGAGGAGATGCAATGTGTCATCCATCTGACTCTGTTGCATGGAAGCACTTAGATGAGAAATATCCTTCTTTTGCAAAGGAATCACGTAATGTGAGGTTGGGACTTTCAGCCGATGGATTCCAGCCATTTGGTCAATCAGGAAAGCAATATTCTTCATGGCCAATCATATTAACGCCATATAACTTACCCCCTTGGATGTGCATGAAAGACCAATACATGTTTCTTACTGTGCTTGTACCAGGTCCAAAGAACCCGAAAGAGAAGATAGATGTCTTTATGCAACCTTTGATTGCTGAGCTTAAGGACCTATGGAGTATAGGGGTAGAGACTTATGATATTGTAAGTAAAACCAATTTTAAATTGCACGCGGCATTGTTATGGACAATTAGTGATTTTCCCGCATACTCAATGTTGTCAGGATGGAGCACGGCTGGTAAGTTAGCATGTCCACATTGCATGGACGAGTCTGATGCATTTACATTACCTCGAAGTGGAAAGACATCCTGGTTTGATAACCATCGTAAGTTTTTATCTCATGACCATCCTTTTAGAAGAAATAAGAAATCTTTCGCAAAGAATCGGGAGGTGACAAAACATCCACCACAAATTAAGTCAGGAGAGGAAATCATTGAGGAAATAGAGAGCTATGAGTTGGTATTAGTAACTGAAATTGGTTCTgatgaattaaataaagaaattgTAAAGATGTGCAAATGTGGTTGGAGGAAAAAGAGAATATTCTGGGAATTGCCATATTGGAAGGATCTGCTTATTAGACATAATTTGGACGTGATGCATGttgaaaagaatttttttgataatattttcaatACTGTGATGAATGTTTCGGGAAGAACGAAAGACACATCAAAGTCCCGTGAGGAATTGAAAGAATGGTGTTGCAAACCAGAGTTGCACCAGGATGAAACATCCAAAAAATTTCCAAAGGCTTGTTACACATTGAAAAAAGAAAGCAAGCAAGCATTGTGTAGTTGGTTGAAAGACATCAAATTCTCTGATGGATATGCCTCAAATATGTCTCGATGTGTGGATATGaacaaattgaaaatatttggaATGAAGAGTCATGATTGTCATGTATTCATGCAAAGACTTATTCCAATAGCCTTCCATGATCTACTTCCCAATAATGTTTGGCAGGCACTTACTGAATTGAGTATGTTCTTCAGAGATTTGACGTCGAGGGTCATTACAACAGCTGACATGGTTCGCTTAGAGACCATCATTCCTCTTGTACTTTGTAAACTTGAGCGCATATTTCCACCGAGCTTTTTTGATTCAATGGAGCATCTTCCAATTCATTTAGCTTATGAGGCACGACTAGCTGGTCCTGTTCAGTATAGATGGATGTACCCATTTGAACGTTTTCTGAGGAggctaaaaaataatattcgtAATAAAGCAAAGGTTGAGGGGTCAATATGTAATGCTTATTTGGTTGAAGAAACATCTTCTTTCTGTGCATATTATTTTGCTGACAGTGTCAAGACTAGACATCGTAAGTTTTCCCGAAATTCTGATGATGCTCGACAGATAGACACAAACCTCTTTTCGATTTTCAAATTCCCTGGTAGACCGATTGGTTCATATATTTTTAGATGGTTAGATGACAGAGAATACCATGCAGCAAGGACATACATTCTCCTCAACTGTGATGAGGTGAAACCTTTCATAAG TATGTACGAACAAGAATTGCGAAAAGAAAATCCAGCAATTCGACCTGATGAAGAGGACAAACAGTTGGATACAAATTTTGCATCATGGTTTGAAAGCCAT GTGAAGGATCCAAACTCAAATGTACATGATGAAATGATAAAGGATTTTGCGAGCGGACCTCTTCGTAACACGAGAGTGTACTCGGGTTACTACGTTAATGGTTTTAAATTCCATGTGGCACTGC ACATCATCATGGTTGACATTGCAGAAGAAGAAGTTGGTGATCGAATTGAGCTCAGAGTAGTGGGTAATAa TTTTGTTCCTCATGGACATAGGGTTTCTGCATATATCACTTCTAAGTTCAAACTACGACAGTATGCATCTGGCCATACATGGGGACATTTAGATGAAGATGGAAaagatttttaa
- the LOC140975453 gene encoding probable pectate lyase 5, with amino-acid sequence MASVFSSFTFPFLLLFFCGLLPCLIANASFPVVQDPELVVQEVHRSLNESRRKLGFLSCNTGNPIDDCWRCDSNWEKNRQKLADCSIGFGKNAIGGRDGEIYVVTDPSDDDAVNPKPGTLRYAVIQEEPLWIIFARDMVIKLKEELIMNSFKTIDGRGASVHIANGPCITIQYVTNIIIHGINIHDCKQGGNANVRDSTKHYGWRTISDGDGVSIFGGSHVWVDHCSLSNCNDGLIDAIHGSTAITISNNYLTHHNKVMLMGHSDSNTQDKNMQVTIAFNHFGEGLVQRMPRCRLGYFHVVNNDYTHWEMYAIGGSAAPTINSQGNRFLAPNDRFNKEVTKHEDAPESEWKNWNWRTEGDLMLNGAFFTTSGAGASSSYAKASSLGARPSSLISSITSSAGAMNCKKGSRC; translated from the exons ATGGCGTCGGTTTTCTCTTCATTCACATTCCCATTTCTCCTCCTCTTCTTCTGTGGACTTCTCCCGTGTCTCATTGCCAATGCATCCTTCCCGGTTGTACAAGACCCTGAATTGGTAGTCCAGGAAGTGCACAG GAGTTTGAATGAATCGAGAAGGAAACTGGGGTTCTTGTCGTGCAACACGGGTAACCCGATCGACGACTGCTGGCGTTGCGACTCGAATTGGGAGAAGAACCGTCAGAAACTGGCAGACTGTAGTATCGGGTTCGGCAAAAACGCCATCGGCGGAAGAGATGGTGAGATTTACGTCGTGACGGATCCGAGCGACGACGACGCTGTCAATCCGAAACCCGGAACGCTCCGCTACGCCGTCATTCAAGAAGAGCCGTTGTGGATCATATTTGCCCGGGACATGGTCATCAAATTGAAGGAAGAGCTGATAATGAACTCGTTCAAGACCATCGATGGCAGGGGAGCTAGCGTCCACATTGCTAATGGCCCTTGCATCACTATACAATATGTGACGAATATCATCATTCATGGGATCAATATACATGACTGCAAGCAAGGGGGGAATGCTAATGTGAGGGATTCCACCAAGCATTATGGGTGGAGGACCATATCGGACGGTGATGGCGTGTCGATCTTCGGCGGTAGCCACGTTTGGGTCGACCATTGCTCGTTGTCGAATTGTAACGACGGGCTGATCGACGCCATACACGGGTCGACCGCGATTACCATCTCGAATAACTACTTGACTCATCACAACAAGGTCATGCTTATGGGGCATAGTGATTCCAACACACAAGATAAGAATATGCAAGTTACTATTGCCTTTAATCACTTTGGGGAAGGACTTGTTCAAAGAATGCCAAG ATGTAGGCTTGGATATTTCCATGTGGTGAACAATGACTACACCCATTGGGAGATGTATGCCATTGGAGGGAGTGCGGCCCCTACCATCAATAGCCAGGGCAATAGATTTCTAGCCCCTAATGACAGATTCAACAAGGAG GTAACCAAGCACGAGGATGCACCGGAAAGCGAATGGAAGAATTGGAATTGGAGGACCGAAGGAGACTTAATGTTGAACGGCGCGTTCTTTACGACTTCCGGTGCCGGAGCATCCTCGAGCTATGCCAAGGCCTCGAGTTTAGGCGCTAGGCCTTCTTCCTTGATAAGCTCCATCACTTCCAGTGCCGGCGCCATGAACTGTAAAAAGGGATCGCGGTGTTAG
- the LOC140975454 gene encoding uncharacterized protein isoform X1: MNINKAWMYARLDNGFITEEYMNGVEDFVNFAKSHPECMSGDKLRCPCAQRKCRNTIFHDEDTVKVHLGKYGFIPNYYNWYVHGEPYITDPIGHSNLPSSSPIAQEDPPNENAMQSMIQDAMNAFHHSDVDEIPTPAAKKLYEMLQASEREVWEGIPSGHSQLSAVARLLNIKAEHHFSERCYDDLCQLISELLPTDNIMTDNFYNTKKLVKGLGLPVEKIDCCINNCMIFWKDDIELTKCKMCGHPRYRPQKRGTRKNKKDISFKIMYYFPLTRRLQRLYASTTTAKHMRWHHEHVHGGDAMCHPSDSVAWKHLDEKYPSFAKESRNVRLGLSADGFQPFGQSGKQYSSWPIILTPYNLPPWMCMKDQYMFLTVLVPGPKNPKEKIDVFMQPLIAELKDLWSIGVETYDIVSKTNFKLHAALLWTISDFPAYSMLSGWSTAGKLACPHCMDESDAFTLPRSGKTSWFDNHRKFLSHDHPFRRNKKSFAKNREVTKHPPQIKSGEEIIEEIESYELVLVTEIGSDELNKEIVKMCKCGWRKKRIFWELPYWKDLLIRHNLDVMHVEKNFFDNIFNTVMNVSGRTKDTSKSREELKEWCCKPELHQDETSKKFPKACYTLKKESKQALCSWLKDIKFSDGYASNMSRCVDMNKLKIFGMKSHDCHVFMQRLIPIAFHDLLPNNVWQALTELSMFFRDLTSRVITTADMVRLETIIPLVLCKLERIFPPSFFDSMEHLPIHLAYEARLAGPVQYRWMYPFERFLRRLKNNIRNKAKVEGSICNAYLVEETSSFCAYYFADSVKTRHRKFSRNSDDARQIDTNLFSIFKFPGRPIGSYIFRWLDDREYHAARTYILLNCDEVKPFISMYEQELRKENPAIRPDEEDKQLDTNFASWFESHVKDPNSNVHDEMIKDFASGPLRNTRVYSGYYVNGFKFHVALRNSTTLTSNSGVCVKGSSNLTAELDYYGMLDEIIEVEYPALPIKRIVLFKCSWCDPTPRIGTRVHSNYKLVEVNANRRFNKFEPFIFAVQAGQVFYAKYPTIRRGPSEWMAICKMKARSTIEMPTSLIHEDHDAFQNEEAGGHSIDSQVQTTSQLLVDVNVAYEELDDEEMSTDDEIDVVIESDHDNWEMNYDYDTDYDED, from the exons ATGAATATAAATAAAGCTTGGATGTATGCTAGGTTAGATAATGGATTTATTACAGAAGAATATATGAATGGGGTTGAGGATTTTGTGAACTTTGCTAAAAGTCATCCTGAATGTATGAGTGGTGACAAGTTACGCTGTCCATGTGCTCAACGTAAATGCAGAAATACTATTTTTCACGATGAGGATACTGTTAAAGTACATCTAGGAAAGTATGGTTTTATTCCAAATTATTACAATTGGTATGTTCATGGGGAGCCTTATATTACCGATCCAATCGGACATTCCAATCTCCCATCTTCATCTCCCATTGCTCAAGAAGACCCACCCAATGAAAATGCAATGCAGTCAATGATTCAGGATGCGATGAATGCCTTTCATCATTCAGATGTTGATGAGATACCAACACCCGCTGCAAAAAAATTGTATGAAATGCTACAGGCCAGTGAAAGAGAAGTTTGGGAGGGCATTCCTTCTGGTCATTCCCAATTGTCAGCTGTTGCGAGACTATTGAACATCAAGGCTGAGCACCATTTCTCGGAACGATGTTATGATGATTTATGTCAGTTGATATCAGAGTTGCTACCAACCGATAACATAATGACCGACAATTTTTACAATACGAAGAAATTAGTTAAGGGTTTAGGTTTGCCAGTGGAAAAGATTGATTGTTGCATTAACAATTGCATGATTTTTTGGAAAGATGATATTGAACTAACTAAATGTAAGATGTGCGGTCACCCTCGTTATAGACCGCAAAAGCGTGGAACAAGGAAGAATAAAAAAgacatatcttttaaaattatgtatTACTTTCCATTAACTCGAAGACTGCAGCGGTTGTATGCATCTACTACAACAGCAAAACACATGAGGTGGCATCATGAGCATGTGCATGGAGGAGATGCAATGTGTCATCCATCTGACTCTGTTGCATGGAAGCACTTAGATGAGAAATATCCTTCTTTTGCAAAGGAATCACGTAATGTGAGGTTGGGACTTTCAGCCGATGGATTCCAGCCATTTGGTCAATCAGGAAAGCAATATTCTTCATGGCCAATCATATTAACGCCATATAACTTACCCCCTTGGATGTGCATGAAAGACCAATACATGTTTCTTACTGTGCTTGTACCAGGTCCAAAGAACCCGAAAGAGAAGATAGATGTCTTTATGCAACCTTTGATTGCTGAGCTTAAGGACCTATGGAGTATAGGGGTAGAGACTTATGATATTGTAAGTAAAACCAATTTTAAATTGCACGCGGCATTGTTATGGACAATTAGTGATTTTCCCGCATACTCAATGTTGTCAGGATGGAGCACGGCTGGTAAGTTAGCATGTCCACATTGCATGGACGAGTCTGATGCATTTACATTACCTCGAAGTGGAAAGACATCCTGGTTTGATAACCATCGTAAGTTTTTATCTCATGACCATCCTTTTAGAAGAAATAAGAAATCTTTCGCAAAGAATCGGGAGGTGACAAAACATCCACCACAAATTAAGTCAGGAGAGGAAATCATTGAGGAAATAGAGAGCTATGAGTTGGTATTAGTAACTGAAATTGGTTCTgatgaattaaataaagaaattgTAAAGATGTGCAAATGTGGTTGGAGGAAAAAGAGAATATTCTGGGAATTGCCATATTGGAAGGATCTGCTTATTAGACATAATTTGGACGTGATGCATGttgaaaagaatttttttgataatattttcaatACTGTGATGAATGTTTCGGGAAGAACGAAAGACACATCAAAGTCCCGTGAGGAATTGAAAGAATGGTGTTGCAAACCAGAGTTGCACCAGGATGAAACATCCAAAAAATTTCCAAAGGCTTGTTACACATTGAAAAAAGAAAGCAAGCAAGCATTGTGTAGTTGGTTGAAAGACATCAAATTCTCTGATGGATATGCCTCAAATATGTCTCGATGTGTGGATATGaacaaattgaaaatatttggaATGAAGAGTCATGATTGTCATGTATTCATGCAAAGACTTATTCCAATAGCCTTCCATGATCTACTTCCCAATAATGTTTGGCAGGCACTTACTGAATTGAGTATGTTCTTCAGAGATTTGACGTCGAGGGTCATTACAACAGCTGACATGGTTCGCTTAGAGACCATCATTCCTCTTGTACTTTGTAAACTTGAGCGCATATTTCCACCGAGCTTTTTTGATTCAATGGAGCATCTTCCAATTCATTTAGCTTATGAGGCACGACTAGCTGGTCCTGTTCAGTATAGATGGATGTACCCATTTGAACGTTTTCTGAGGAggctaaaaaataatattcgtAATAAAGCAAAGGTTGAGGGGTCAATATGTAATGCTTATTTGGTTGAAGAAACATCTTCTTTCTGTGCATATTATTTTGCTGACAGTGTCAAGACTAGACATCGTAAGTTTTCCCGAAATTCTGATGATGCTCGACAGATAGACACAAACCTCTTTTCGATTTTCAAATTCCCTGGTAGACCGATTGGTTCATATATTTTTAGATGGTTAGATGACAGAGAATACCATGCAGCAAGGACATACATTCTCCTCAACTGTGATGAGGTGAAACCTTTCATAAG TATGTACGAACAAGAATTGCGAAAAGAAAATCCAGCAATTCGACCTGATGAAGAGGACAAACAGTTGGATACAAATTTTGCATCATGGTTTGAAAGCCAT GTGAAGGATCCAAACTCAAATGTACATGATGAAATGATAAAGGATTTTGCGAGCGGACCTCTTCGTAACACGAGAGTGTACTCGGGTTACTACGTTAATGGTTTTAAATTCCATGTGGCACTGCGTAATTCAACGACATTGACTAGTAATTCAGGTGTTTGTGTGAAAGGATCTAGCAACTTAACTGCTGAACTTGATTACTATGGTATGCTTGATGAAATCATCGAGGTGGAATATCCAGCTTTACCTATAAAGAGGATAGTATTATTCAAATGTTCATGGTGTGATCCGACGCCCAGGATTGGTACGAGAGTACATTCTAACTACAAGTTAGTTGAAGTCAATGCAAACAGAAGATTCAATAAATTTGAACCTTTCATTTTTGCGGTACAAGCGGGTCAAGTATTCTACGCTAAATATCCAACGATAAGAAGAGGACCTAGTGAATGGATGGCAATTTGTAAAATGAAGGCTCGATCAACCATAGAAATGCCAACTTCCCTCATACATGAGGACCACGATGCCTTTCAGAATGAGGAAGCGGGGGGACATTCAATTGATTCACAAGTTCAAACTACATCACAGTTACTTGTCGATGTAAATGTTGCTTACGAGGAATTAGATGATGAAGAGATGTCTACCGATGATGAGATTGATGTAGTAATAGAGTCAGACCATGATAACTGGGAAATGAATTATGATTATGATACAGATTATGATGAAGATTGA
- the LOC140975454 gene encoding uncharacterized protein isoform X3: protein MNINKAWMYARLDNGFITEEYMNGVEDFVNFAKSHPECMSGDKLRCPCAQRKCRNTIFHDEDTVKVHLGKYGFIPNYYNWYVHGEPYITDPIGHSNLPSSSPIAQEDPPNENAMQSMIQDAMNAFHHSDVDEIPTPAAKKLYEMLQASEREVWEGIPSGHSQLSAVARLLNIKAEHHFSERCYDDLCQLISELLPTDNIMTDNFYNTKKLVKGLGLPVEKIDCCINNCMIFWKDDIELTKCKMCGHPRYRPQKRGTRKNKKDISFKIMYYFPLTRRLQRLYASTTTAKHMRWHHEHVHGGDAMCHPSDSVAWKHLDEKYPSFAKESRNVRLGLSADGFQPFGQSGKQYSSWPIILTPYNLPPWMCMKDQYMFLTVLVPGPKNPKEKIDVFMQPLIAELKDLWSIGVETYDIVSKTNFKLHAALLWTISDFPAYSMLSGWSTAGKLACPHCMDESDAFTLPRSGKTSWFDNHRKFLSHDHPFRRNKKSFAKNREVTKHPPQIKSGEEIIEEIESYELVLVTEIGSDELNKEIVKMCKCGWRKKRIFWELPYWKDLLIRHNLDVMHVEKNFFDNIFNTVMNVSGRTKDTSKSREELKEWCCKPELHQDETSKKFPKACYTLKKESKQALCSWLKDIKFSDGYASNMSRCVDMNKLKIFGMKSHDCHVFMQRLIPIAFHDLLPNNVWQALTELSMFFRDLTSRVITTADMVRLETIIPLVLCKLERIFPPSFFDSMEHLPIHLAYEARLAGPVQYRWMYPFERFLRRLKNNIRNKAKVEGSICNAYLVEETSSFCAYYFADSVKTRHRKFSRNSDDARQIDTNLFSIFKFPGRPIGSYIFRWLDDREYHAARTYILLNCDEYVRTRIAKRKSSNST from the exons ATGAATATAAATAAAGCTTGGATGTATGCTAGGTTAGATAATGGATTTATTACAGAAGAATATATGAATGGGGTTGAGGATTTTGTGAACTTTGCTAAAAGTCATCCTGAATGTATGAGTGGTGACAAGTTACGCTGTCCATGTGCTCAACGTAAATGCAGAAATACTATTTTTCACGATGAGGATACTGTTAAAGTACATCTAGGAAAGTATGGTTTTATTCCAAATTATTACAATTGGTATGTTCATGGGGAGCCTTATATTACCGATCCAATCGGACATTCCAATCTCCCATCTTCATCTCCCATTGCTCAAGAAGACCCACCCAATGAAAATGCAATGCAGTCAATGATTCAGGATGCGATGAATGCCTTTCATCATTCAGATGTTGATGAGATACCAACACCCGCTGCAAAAAAATTGTATGAAATGCTACAGGCCAGTGAAAGAGAAGTTTGGGAGGGCATTCCTTCTGGTCATTCCCAATTGTCAGCTGTTGCGAGACTATTGAACATCAAGGCTGAGCACCATTTCTCGGAACGATGTTATGATGATTTATGTCAGTTGATATCAGAGTTGCTACCAACCGATAACATAATGACCGACAATTTTTACAATACGAAGAAATTAGTTAAGGGTTTAGGTTTGCCAGTGGAAAAGATTGATTGTTGCATTAACAATTGCATGATTTTTTGGAAAGATGATATTGAACTAACTAAATGTAAGATGTGCGGTCACCCTCGTTATAGACCGCAAAAGCGTGGAACAAGGAAGAATAAAAAAgacatatcttttaaaattatgtatTACTTTCCATTAACTCGAAGACTGCAGCGGTTGTATGCATCTACTACAACAGCAAAACACATGAGGTGGCATCATGAGCATGTGCATGGAGGAGATGCAATGTGTCATCCATCTGACTCTGTTGCATGGAAGCACTTAGATGAGAAATATCCTTCTTTTGCAAAGGAATCACGTAATGTGAGGTTGGGACTTTCAGCCGATGGATTCCAGCCATTTGGTCAATCAGGAAAGCAATATTCTTCATGGCCAATCATATTAACGCCATATAACTTACCCCCTTGGATGTGCATGAAAGACCAATACATGTTTCTTACTGTGCTTGTACCAGGTCCAAAGAACCCGAAAGAGAAGATAGATGTCTTTATGCAACCTTTGATTGCTGAGCTTAAGGACCTATGGAGTATAGGGGTAGAGACTTATGATATTGTAAGTAAAACCAATTTTAAATTGCACGCGGCATTGTTATGGACAATTAGTGATTTTCCCGCATACTCAATGTTGTCAGGATGGAGCACGGCTGGTAAGTTAGCATGTCCACATTGCATGGACGAGTCTGATGCATTTACATTACCTCGAAGTGGAAAGACATCCTGGTTTGATAACCATCGTAAGTTTTTATCTCATGACCATCCTTTTAGAAGAAATAAGAAATCTTTCGCAAAGAATCGGGAGGTGACAAAACATCCACCACAAATTAAGTCAGGAGAGGAAATCATTGAGGAAATAGAGAGCTATGAGTTGGTATTAGTAACTGAAATTGGTTCTgatgaattaaataaagaaattgTAAAGATGTGCAAATGTGGTTGGAGGAAAAAGAGAATATTCTGGGAATTGCCATATTGGAAGGATCTGCTTATTAGACATAATTTGGACGTGATGCATGttgaaaagaatttttttgataatattttcaatACTGTGATGAATGTTTCGGGAAGAACGAAAGACACATCAAAGTCCCGTGAGGAATTGAAAGAATGGTGTTGCAAACCAGAGTTGCACCAGGATGAAACATCCAAAAAATTTCCAAAGGCTTGTTACACATTGAAAAAAGAAAGCAAGCAAGCATTGTGTAGTTGGTTGAAAGACATCAAATTCTCTGATGGATATGCCTCAAATATGTCTCGATGTGTGGATATGaacaaattgaaaatatttggaATGAAGAGTCATGATTGTCATGTATTCATGCAAAGACTTATTCCAATAGCCTTCCATGATCTACTTCCCAATAATGTTTGGCAGGCACTTACTGAATTGAGTATGTTCTTCAGAGATTTGACGTCGAGGGTCATTACAACAGCTGACATGGTTCGCTTAGAGACCATCATTCCTCTTGTACTTTGTAAACTTGAGCGCATATTTCCACCGAGCTTTTTTGATTCAATGGAGCATCTTCCAATTCATTTAGCTTATGAGGCACGACTAGCTGGTCCTGTTCAGTATAGATGGATGTACCCATTTGAACGTTTTCTGAGGAggctaaaaaataatattcgtAATAAAGCAAAGGTTGAGGGGTCAATATGTAATGCTTATTTGGTTGAAGAAACATCTTCTTTCTGTGCATATTATTTTGCTGACAGTGTCAAGACTAGACATCGTAAGTTTTCCCGAAATTCTGATGATGCTCGACAGATAGACACAAACCTCTTTTCGATTTTCAAATTCCCTGGTAGACCGATTGGTTCATATATTTTTAGATGGTTAGATGACAGAGAATACCATGCAGCAAGGACATACATTCTCCTCAACTGTGATGAG TATGTACGAACAAGAATTGCGAAAAGAAAATCCAGCAATTCGACCTGA